The DNA segment GAAACTTCTTTTTTCACTGTTTCTTTTTTAGCCGTTTCTTTTGAGACAACGGGAGCTTTTGGTTCAAGGATTGGCTTTTCTTCTCCTCTTAATTCCGCAAAGCTGACATAAATTGTGCTTTCACGATTATCCAAACGCACTTCTTCGCGTAAGACATTGATGGAACTTAAACGATACTCTTGTCCTTCTATTTGAATATGCGAACCGATTTTTGGTAAGGATTGACCAGCCATCTTATAGGCTTCATCCTCGTATTTCAAACAACACATCAATTTTCCACACATACCGGAAAGCTTTTCGATATTTAAAGCAAGATTTTGGTTCTTTGCCATATTGATGGAAATAACATCAAATTTATCTTTGAAACTTGAACAACAGGTTTCCCGACCACAAATCCCAATAGCACCAATCATTTTCGCTTTATCGCGATCGCCAATTTGTCTTAATTCAATTCGACAATGGAGTTTAGAGCCTAAGAAACGCAATAATTCACGAAAATCCACTCTTTGATCTGCCGCATAAACGAACAGAAC comes from the Bulleidia sp. zg-1006 genome and includes:
- the ricT gene encoding regulatory iron-sulfur-containing complex subunit RicT; this encodes MTTIEKHSCTCPLCQEDSDIHFPYSIAVRFRNGSRPYSFGCQDGTIKKGSHVVIETAQGLELAEVESDAIDTSRYKLRMPQKEILRIASEKDMAMNARNIELEKEALEVCKEGIAQFQLEMNLLSVQYNLDQTKVLFVYAADQRVDFRELLRFLGSKLHCRIELRQIGDRDKAKMIGAIGICGRETCCSSFKDKFDVISINMAKNQNLALNIEKLSGMCGKLMCCLKYEDEAYKMAGQSLPKIGSHIQIEGQEYRLSSINVLREEVRLDNRESTIYVSFAELRGEEKPILEPKAPVVSKETAKKETVKKEVSKPKKKKDSGLPKMKPQKEVPQKKVTTRSFGKKKVAE